Proteins encoded within one genomic window of Fragaria vesca subsp. vesca linkage group LG1, FraVesHawaii_1.0, whole genome shotgun sequence:
- the LOC101299234 gene encoding FACT complex subunit SPT16-like isoform 1, which translates to MADRKGNVKPANGKASGTTAGSSSAYVIDVNNFSKRLKLLYTHWDEHHSGLWGNSDVLAIATPPTSDDLRYLKSSALNIWLVGFEFPDTIMVFTKKQIHVLCSQKKASLLDIVKKPAKEAVGVEVVMHVKLKSQDGTGMMDSIFQAVKAQSSSSSRSNPVVGHIAREAPEGKLLETWMDKLNNANFELADVTNGFSDLFSVKDSSELTNVKKAAFLTSSVMRSFVVPKLEKVIDEEKKISHSSLMDETEKTIVEPARIKVKLKADNVDICYPPIFQSGGGFDLKPSASSNDENLCYDSTSVIICAVGSRYNSYCSNVARTFLIDANSTQSKAYEVLLKAQEAAISKLKSGNKLCAAYQAAVSVVEKEAPELAGNLTKTAGTGIGLEFRESGLNLNAKNDRIFKQGMVFNVSLGFQNLQAQTKNPKTQIFSLLLADTVIVGKESPEILTNVSSKAVKDVAYSFNDDDDVEEERTKIKAGNKTPGSTKSKATLRSDNHEMSKEEIRRQHQAELARQKNEETARRLAGGDSAATNNRGAGKTIGDLIAYKNVNDLAPPRELMIQVDQKNEAILVPVYGNMVPFHVATVKSVSSHQDTTQDSNRNCYIRIIFNVPGTPFTPHDANSLKFQGSIYLKEVSFRSKDQRHISEVVQLIKTLRRQVASRESERAERATLVTQEKLQLAGAKFKPKRLPDLEIRPSFGGRARKLTGSLEAHANGLRYTTSRSDQRVDVMFSNIKHAFFQPAEREMITLVHFHLHNHIMVGNKKTKDVQFYTEVMDVVQTLGGGKRSAYDPDEIEEEHRERQRKNKINMEFQNFVNRVNDLWGQPEFKSLDLEFDQPLRELGFNGVPHKSSCFIVPTSSCLVELIETPFVVITLSEIEIVNLERVGLGQKNFDLTIVFKDFKRDVFRIDSIPSTSLDGIKEWLDTTDLKYYESRLNLNWRPILKTITDDPEKFIEDGGWEFLNLEVSDSDSDNSQESDQGYVPSDVQSESGSEDEDDESESLVESEDDEEEESGEDSEEEEGKTWEELEREATHADREKGNDSDSEEERARRKVKSFGKSRVPDKRNLGGSLPKRPKFR; encoded by the coding sequence ATGGCCGATCGGAAAGGTAATGTGAAGCCTGCGAATGGGAAGGCATCTGGAACTACGGCGGGGAGCTCCAGTGCATATGTGATTGATGTTAATAACTTCAGCAAGCGGCTGAAGCTGTTGTATACGCATTGGGATGAACACCACAGTGGTCTATGGGGTAACTCGGATGTGCTTGCTATTGCAACTCCTCCGACTTCAGATGATCTGCGGTACCTGAAGTCGTCGGCGTTGAATATCTGGTTGGTGGGGTTTGAGTTCCCGGATACTATCATGGTGTTCACGAAGAAGCAGATCCATGTTTTGTGTAGCCAGAAGAAGGCCTCTCTGCTGGATATTGTGAAGAAGCCTGCGAAAGAGGCGGTTGGTGTTGAAGTTGTGATGCATGTGAAGCTCAAGAGTCAGGATGGAACGGGGATGATGGATAGCATTTTTCAAGCTGTGAAGGCCCAATCGAGCTCTAGTAGTAGATCTAACCCTGTTGTTGGACACATAGCAAGAGAGGCTCCGGAAGGGAAGCTTTTGGAGACTTGGATGGACAAGTTGAATAATGCTAATTTCGAGTTAGCTGATGTAACAAATGGGTTCTCAGACTTATTTTCTGTCAAAGACTCCTCTGAGCTGACGAATGTGAAGAAAGCTGCATTCTTGACTTCTTCGGTGATGAGGAGTTTTGTGGTACCTAAGCTTGAAAAAGTCATTGATGAGGAGAAGAAAATTTCACATTCGTCACTGATGGATGAAACAGAAAAGACCATAGTGGAACCTGCAAGAATTAAGGTGAAGCTGAAGGCAGACAATGTTGATATTTGTTATCCTCCAATTTTCCAGAGTGGCGGAGGATTTGATCTAAAACCAAGTGCTTCAAGCAATGATGAGAATCTTTGCTATGACTCTACCAGTGTAATTATATGTGCTGTTGGATCACGGTACAACAGCTACTGCTCAAATGTTGCTCGAACGTTTCTGATTGATGCGAATTCTACACAGAGCAAAGCTTATGAGGTTCTGCTTAAAGCTCAAGAAGCAGCAATTAGTAAATTGAAATCTGGGAACAAGTTATGTGCCGCATACCAAGCTGCAGTTTCAGTAGTTGAAAAGGAGGCTCCAGAGTTGGCTGGGAACTTGACTAAAACAGCAGGAACTGGAATTGGCCTTGAGTTTCGTGAGTCCGGTCTTAATCTGAATGCCAAGAATGATCGGATTTTCAAACAAGGCATGGTTTTCAACGTGTCTCTTGGTTTTCAGAACTTGCAGGCACAAACAAAAAACCCAAAGACCCAGATATTTTCACTATTATTAGCAGATACAGTTATTGTTGGTAAAGAGAGCCCTGAAATTTTGACTAATGTAAGCTCTAAAGCTGTGAAGGATGTGGCTTACTCATTCAATGATGATGACGATGTTGAAGAAGAGAGGACAAAAATCAAAGCCGGTAATAAAACTCCTGGGAGTACCAAGAGTAAGGCCACACTTAGGTCAGACAACCATGAAATGTCAAAGGAAGAAATACGGAGGCAGCATCAGGCAGAACTTGCCCGCCAAAAGAATGAAGAAACTGCTAGGAGGCTTGCTGGTGGGGATTCTGCAGCAACAAACAATCGTGGTGCTGGCAAGACAATTGGTGATCTGATTGCATATAAGAATGTCAATGATCTGGCTCCTCCAAGAGAGTTAATGATTCAGGTTGATCAGAAAAATGAAGCCATCCTCGTGCCGGTTTATGGAAACATGGTTCCTTTCCATGTAGCCACCGTGAAGAGTGTTTCCAGCCATCAGGACACTACCCAGGACAGTAACCGAAATTGCTACATCCGTATAATCTTTAATGTACCTGGCACTCCATTTACTCCTCATGATGCAAATTCCCTCAAGTTTCAAGGATCAATTTATTTGAAGGAAGTTTCGTTCCGCTCTAAAGACCAAAGGCATATAAGTGAAGTAGTACAGCTTATTAAAACCCTTCGCCGCCAGGTTGCCTCAAGGGAGTCTGAAAGAGCTGAGAGGGCAACTTTAGTTACACAGGAAAAGCTCCAACTAGCCGGAGCCAAATTCAAGCCAAAGAGATTGCCTGATCTAGAGATTCGTCCCAGTTTTGGTGGTCGTGCTAGAAAGCTCACAGGATCATTGGAAGCCCATGCAAATGGGTTACGGTATACTACTTCAAGGTCTGATCAGCGTGTGGACGTTATGTTTAGCAATATCAAACATGCATTTTTCCAGCCAGCAGAGAGGGAAATGATTACCTTGGTCCACTTTCATCTGCACAATCACATTATGGTGGGAAACAAAAAGACCAAGGATGTACAATTTTATACAGAAGTGATGGATGTAGTCCAGACACTTGGTGGTGGAAAGAGGTCTGCCTATGATCCTGATGAGATTGAGGAAGAGCATCGTGAGAGACAACGAAAGAACAAAATTAATATGGAGTTCCAGAACTTCGTGAACCGAGTAAATGATTTGTGGGGGCAACCTGAGTTCAAATCTCTTGACCTCGAGTTTGATCAGCCCCTTAGAGAGCTTGGCTTCAATGGAGTACCTCATAAATCCTCATGTTTCATCGTCCCAACTTCAAGCTGCCTGGTGGAGCTGATAGAGACACCGTTTGTGGTAATTACTCTAAGTGAGATTGAAATAGTGAACCTTGAAAGAGTTGGTCTAGGGCAAAAAAACTTTGATTTGACTATTGTATTCAAGGACTTCAAGCGGGATGTATTTAGAATTGATTCCATCCCATCAACATCACTAGATGGCATCAAGGAGTGGTTAGACACAACTGATCTCAAGTATTATGAGAGCAGGTTGAATCTTAATTGGCGGCCTATACTGAAGACCATTACCGATGACCCTGAAAAGTTCATAGAAGACGGTGGATGGGAATTCTTGAACTTGGAGGTGAGTGATTCTGATTCTGACAATTCTCAGGAGTCAGACCAAGGGTATGTGCCTTCAGATGTACAGTCAGAATCAGGTTCAGAAGATGAGGATGATGAGAGTGAGTCATTGGTGGAGTCCGAGGATGATGAGGAAGAAGAGTCTGGAGAAGACTCGGAAGAGGAAGAGGGAAAGACATGGGAAGAGTTGGAGAGGGAAGCGACCCATGCAGACAGGGAAAAAGGAAATGACTCCGACAGTGAAGAGGAGAGGGCAAGAAGGAAGGTGAAGTCTTTTGGAAAATCTCGGGTACCAGACAAGAGAAACCTTGGTGGCAGCCTTCCTAAGAGGCCCAAATTTAGGTGA